The following proteins are co-located in the Candidatus Nitrosotenuis cloacae genome:
- a CDS encoding MBOAT family O-acyltransferase encodes MLFNTLDFVIFFIVVLTTFVIIKNRKFQHLFLLLASYFFFYYSSNYLITLLIFTTIWDFYFGQLIYKADNVARKKLYLIVSLAGNLGLLGFFKYADFAITQFNFLGHYFDLGINIPLLNLALPIAISFYTFHSITYTVGIYRGQLEPARTFTEYAIFVAIFPQLVAGPILRAKEFLPQLRDRIENSHVGGRLRQIVIERSNLKYGITLMMFGFFKKMFFADNIAPLVNDVFSNPIGHDSLTIILTAIAFGIQIYCDFSGYSDIAIGAALIMGFKIPINFNKPYFAISPPDFWRRWHISLSTWLRDYLYIPLGGNRKSNSRTYLNLFVVMFLGGLWHGASWNFVIWGTLHGTYLALHRVMVNRFPNLTGINLEKNRMLKILTIIATQYLVFFAWIPFRIRDFDGMMYAMQKYVMIDVSVSSFIETIRSFEIPVMLIVAFFIIHYISYKKQNMVEIVSKLKMTRWFLFSTACALLIVLFYGGSPSEFIYFEF; translated from the coding sequence ATGCTGTTCAATACTTTAGATTTTGTAATTTTCTTTATAGTTGTACTTACCACATTTGTGATTATAAAAAATAGAAAGTTCCAGCACCTATTCTTGTTATTGGCCAGTTATTTTTTCTTTTATTATTCAAGTAATTATTTGATAACACTTTTAATTTTTACCACAATTTGGGATTTTTATTTTGGCCAACTAATCTACAAAGCTGACAACGTCGCCAGAAAGAAATTGTATTTAATAGTCAGCCTTGCAGGAAATTTAGGTCTGCTTGGTTTTTTCAAGTATGCCGATTTTGCAATAACACAATTCAATTTTCTAGGACATTATTTTGATCTTGGTATAAACATACCCCTGCTAAATTTGGCATTACCCATTGCAATTTCGTTTTACACTTTCCATTCAATTACGTATACAGTAGGAATCTATAGAGGGCAATTGGAACCTGCAAGAACATTTACAGAGTATGCTATTTTTGTAGCAATTTTTCCGCAACTTGTTGCAGGTCCCATATTGAGAGCTAAGGAATTTTTACCGCAACTCAGAGACAGAATAGAAAACTCTCATGTCGGAGGAAGGCTTCGCCAGATCGTAATTGAAAGATCCAATCTGAAATATGGTATTACATTAATGATGTTTGGTTTTTTCAAAAAAATGTTTTTTGCTGATAACATTGCGCCCTTGGTAAACGATGTTTTTTCTAATCCCATAGGCCATGACTCCTTGACAATCATTCTAACAGCAATAGCTTTTGGTATTCAGATATACTGCGACTTTTCTGGATATTCAGACATTGCAATTGGTGCAGCACTTATAATGGGATTTAAAATCCCAATTAATTTTAACAAGCCATATTTTGCAATATCGCCTCCAGATTTTTGGAGAAGATGGCACATTTCCTTGTCCACATGGTTAAGAGACTATCTTTACATTCCACTTGGCGGTAATCGCAAATCGAATTCTAGAACTTATTTGAATTTGTTCGTTGTCATGTTTTTAGGTGGATTGTGGCATGGCGCATCATGGAATTTTGTCATTTGGGGCACATTACATGGAACGTACTTGGCACTACATCGTGTAATGGTTAACCGATTTCCAAATTTGACCGGAATTAATTTAGAAAAAAATAGAATGCTGAAAATTCTAACAATTATAGCGACTCAATATCTTGTATTTTTTGCTTGGATACCATTTAGAATACGAGATTTTGATGGTATGATGTATGCGATGCAGAAATATGTGATGATAGACGTATCAGTTTCTTCATTTATAGAAACCATCAGATCATTTGAAATACCTGTGATGCTCATAGTAGCATTTTTTATCATACATTACATATCTTATAAAAAACAGAATATGGTTGAGATTGTGTCCAAACTAAAGATGACTCGTTGGTTCCTATTTTCTACAGCTTGTGCTCTTTTAATCGTGTTATTCTACGGTGGAAGTCCGAGTGAATTCATTTATTTTGAATTCTAA
- a CDS encoding NAD-dependent epimerase/dehydratase family protein gives MITGGGGFVGSHLSDALVQTDHKIIVLTRPKSKLDNISHILDKITLEKIDITKFDELGKNIEKHKPDVIIHLAGQTSHSKSFEDPMYDIDANTKSTLFILEKIRTLGIKCRFLLGSTFIVIGKPKKLPVNEETPCRPTTIYGTNRLASEHYCQIYHNVYGLDTVIFRITNSFGPREKYTPNKNAVNFLIYKAYKGEEVTLFNNGKLYRDLIYISDVISAITLIMKKGKSGNTYWISSGTKLWFHQLGRLLGSMTNAEIKYVNSPTYTKKVDVGNFVVDNSKLRSLGWKPRVTIRQGVQNTIQHFRSLQL, from the coding sequence ATGATTACGGGAGGGGGGGGATTTGTGGGAAGCCACCTTTCTGACGCACTCGTCCAGACTGATCACAAAATCATAGTTCTCACAAGACCCAAATCTAAATTAGATAACATTTCGCATATTCTCGATAAAATAACACTGGAAAAAATAGACATAACAAAATTTGATGAACTTGGAAAAAACATTGAAAAACACAAACCTGACGTAATAATTCATCTTGCGGGGCAAACATCACACTCTAAATCATTTGAGGATCCTATGTATGACATCGATGCAAACACAAAATCGACTCTGTTTATTCTAGAAAAAATTAGAACCCTGGGGATAAAATGCAGATTCCTTCTTGGAAGCACATTCATAGTAATTGGTAAACCAAAAAAACTCCCTGTCAATGAAGAGACACCATGTCGCCCCACTACAATTTATGGTACAAATCGCTTGGCCAGCGAGCATTACTGCCAAATTTATCATAACGTGTATGGCTTGGACACCGTTATCTTTCGCATAACTAATTCATTTGGGCCAAGGGAAAAATACACTCCAAACAAAAACGCTGTAAATTTTCTAATTTACAAAGCATACAAGGGGGAAGAGGTCACATTATTCAACAATGGCAAGTTATACCGGGATCTGATCTACATTTCCGACGTGATCTCTGCAATAACATTAATCATGAAAAAAGGCAAATCTGGGAACACTTACTGGATCTCGTCTGGCACAAAACTCTGGTTCCATCAATTGGGCAGATTACTTGGTAGTATGACCAATGCAGAGATAAAATACGTAAATTCTCCAACCTATACGAAAAAAGTTGACGTTGGAAATTTTGTTGTGGACAACTCTAAACTCAGATCCCTAGGATGGAAACCAAGAGTTACAATACGACAGGGGGTACAAAATACGATACAGCACTTTCGCTCTTTACAACTGTAG
- a CDS encoding polysaccharide deacetylase family protein translates to MSDKMNILGIDFEDWFHPQLVQNHIGGMKKEPSVIRGIEKILDLLRVNESYATFFVVGELLEYDPSLLDKIVENGHEIGFHTMHHKRLDSSNPQEFSEELAAFDRITNHRSKGFRAPTFSLNQDSAWAIDTLIEHNYVYDSSVVPVKTSMYGLPNAETRPYRITSSSLEKDDANGKLLEFPLATGKFMTKKIPIAGGFYLRFLPMSTIRRAIYEYEKQDIPATFYIHSWELTPEYMPRIKMPFKDNFVTYYNIERAFSKMKHLLENFTFTSFDRFLTRKGLQL, encoded by the coding sequence ATGAGCGATAAGATGAACATACTTGGAATAGATTTTGAGGACTGGTTTCACCCACAACTAGTTCAAAACCACATTGGCGGAATGAAGAAAGAACCATCAGTAATCAGAGGAATCGAAAAGATTCTGGATCTATTAAGAGTAAACGAGTCATATGCAACATTTTTTGTTGTTGGAGAGCTGTTAGAATACGATCCGTCACTTTTAGACAAGATAGTTGAAAATGGTCACGAGATCGGATTTCACACAATGCATCACAAGAGATTGGACTCTTCTAACCCCCAAGAATTTTCCGAGGAACTGGCAGCATTTGATAGAATTACCAATCACCGCTCAAAGGGTTTTCGTGCTCCCACCTTTTCACTAAACCAAGATAGTGCTTGGGCAATAGATACACTGATTGAACACAATTATGTTTACGATAGCAGTGTAGTTCCGGTAAAGACTAGCATGTATGGACTGCCCAATGCAGAGACGCGACCGTACAGGATTACAAGCTCTTCTCTTGAGAAAGACGATGCAAATGGCAAATTACTTGAGTTTCCTCTAGCCACGGGCAAGTTCATGACTAAAAAAATTCCCATCGCAGGCGGATTTTATTTGAGATTTTTACCCATGTCTACAATCAGGAGGGCAATTTACGAATATGAAAAACAAGATATTCCCGCAACATTCTACATACATTCTTGGGAGCTGACACCAGAATACATGCCGCGGATCAAGATGCCATTTAAAGACAATTTTGTAACATACTACAATATTGAAAGGGCGTTTTCAAAAATGAAGCATCTTTTAGAGAACTTCACTTTTACATCATTTGATCGGTTTCTCACTAGAAAAGGCCTACAGTTGTAA
- a CDS encoding DegT/DnrJ/EryC1/StrS family aminotransferase: MKIKDAFNNNSIKVPFFAPEITNQDCKMVLDALKKPLLTDGPILRKFEDSFSSFVGSTYAVGVSNATSALHLSLRALGIGKGDEVIIPDMTFVATASSVILSGATPVLADINYDDLNISPKSIEKSLTPRTKAILPVHFAGKACDMDEIKRIARKNHLFIIEDCAHALGTKFGEKHVGTIGDVGCFSFYPTKNITTIEGGMMTTNSKKIANHVQAARNHGIMKSLAQRYTEGKPWEYDVTEAGYNYRLDEIRSALGLSQLKRLTNLNNQRRKICEYYNHRLRDQDGIITPAISKNDSCHLYILKIKKQANMNRDKLFKKLLKNGIRTSVHYKPLHRFSVLKMKARIYDKLVFSDKAYHEIISLPLYPQMPRKIQDKVIDCILQ, from the coding sequence TTGAAAATAAAAGACGCTTTTAACAATAATTCAATTAAAGTGCCCTTTTTTGCGCCAGAAATTACCAATCAGGATTGTAAAATGGTGCTGGATGCCTTGAAAAAACCACTTCTTACTGACGGTCCCATTTTAAGAAAATTTGAAGATAGTTTTTCATCCTTTGTTGGCTCCACATATGCAGTAGGAGTCTCCAACGCAACATCTGCCTTACATTTGTCTCTTAGAGCATTGGGAATAGGAAAAGGTGACGAAGTCATCATACCCGACATGACATTTGTTGCCACTGCTAGTTCCGTGATATTGTCAGGCGCGACGCCAGTACTTGCAGACATAAATTATGACGATCTAAACATATCTCCAAAATCAATTGAAAAAAGCCTGACGCCAAGAACAAAAGCAATTCTTCCGGTTCACTTTGCTGGAAAGGCATGCGATATGGATGAAATAAAACGAATTGCCAGAAAGAACCACTTATTCATAATAGAAGATTGTGCTCATGCCCTAGGCACGAAATTTGGTGAGAAACACGTAGGCACTATTGGAGATGTAGGTTGTTTTAGTTTTTACCCAACAAAGAACATCACAACTATTGAAGGTGGCATGATGACTACCAACTCAAAAAAAATTGCAAATCATGTACAAGCCGCAAGAAACCATGGGATTATGAAATCGTTGGCACAGAGATACACAGAAGGAAAACCATGGGAATACGATGTGACAGAAGCAGGATATAACTACAGATTAGATGAGATAAGATCCGCCCTCGGATTAAGCCAGTTGAAAAGACTTACAAATCTGAATAACCAGAGAAGGAAAATTTGTGAATACTATAATCATAGACTTCGGGATCAAGACGGGATTATCACACCTGCAATATCAAAGAACGATTCATGTCATCTCTATATTTTAAAAATAAAAAAACAGGCCAACATGAACCGAGACAAATTATTTAAAAAACTGTTAAAAAACGGAATACGAACCTCTGTACATTACAAGCCACTACACAGATTCTCAGTACTTAAAATGAAAGCAAGAATATACGACAAGTTGGTTTTTTCAGATAAGGCATATCACGAAATAATCTCCTTGCCTCTTTATCCACAAATGCCAAGAAAGATTCAAGACAAAGTAATAGATTGCATATTACAATAA
- a CDS encoding acyltransferase — MNDKTGDTISANEKELLEYYGYKGESGRLRLRFRFLRSWILHSLAYSSPHPGFVTSMQRARGVRIGENCHISPYVLIDLLYPQLVTMGDNITIGSNCLIFAHVNPTANAFLKKEYPRKVNPVNIKTGAVLFPGSIITAGVTIGENSVIGAGSVVFEDVPDYCVAIGNPARVVKKIEH, encoded by the coding sequence ATGAATGACAAAACAGGAGATACCATTTCTGCAAACGAGAAGGAGCTTCTCGAGTACTATGGTTATAAGGGAGAAAGCGGAAGACTCAGACTTCGGTTCAGGTTTTTGAGGTCTTGGATATTACATTCATTGGCATATTCTTCCCCCCATCCAGGTTTTGTGACAAGTATGCAACGCGCACGAGGAGTCAGAATAGGGGAAAATTGTCACATTTCCCCTTACGTCCTAATCGACTTGTTGTATCCCCAACTTGTAACCATGGGAGACAACATTACAATTGGAAGTAATTGCCTAATTTTTGCACACGTCAATCCTACGGCTAATGCATTCTTAAAAAAAGAATATCCACGTAAAGTAAATCCAGTCAATATTAAAACAGGTGCAGTTCTTTTTCCAGGAAGCATAATAACTGCAGGCGTTACAATTGGAGAAAACTCTGTTATAGGTGCGGGGAGTGTGGTTTTTGAAGATGTTCCAGACTATTGTGTAGCAATAGGCAATCCCGCACGGGTTGTAAAAAAAATTGAGCATTGA
- a CDS encoding glycosyltransferase family 2 protein, whose amino-acid sequence MDLVIGIPAYNEERNIASIILKLRKITDKIIVCNDGSSDMTGHIAEELGAIAINHPKNLGYGASIRSIFLKAKEMNSDVLVTFDADGQHRVEDIPIVVEPIIANKADIVIGSRFLKNETEIPEYRKFGIKMITKLTNASINENLTDSQSGFRAYSKKVVNEIVPSDYGMGVSTEILIKASKSEFKIAEVPIVILYEGETSTHNPVSHGASVLLSTIKYTSIEHPLKFYGITALVFLSIGLSFILWTIQTYAEQRELITNVALIGIGTTLIGVVLLITAILLYTLVSVVRENHDH is encoded by the coding sequence TTGGATTTAGTAATAGGCATACCTGCATATAATGAAGAAAGGAATATTGCCTCCATTATTTTGAAGCTCAGAAAAATAACTGATAAGATCATAGTTTGTAATGACGGTTCCTCAGACATGACAGGACATATTGCAGAAGAACTTGGTGCAATTGCCATAAATCATCCTAAAAACCTAGGTTATGGTGCAAGCATTAGAAGCATATTTTTGAAAGCAAAAGAGATGAATTCCGACGTACTTGTAACTTTTGATGCTGATGGCCAGCACAGAGTAGAAGACATTCCAATTGTAGTGGAACCAATCATAGCTAATAAAGCAGATATTGTTATAGGATCACGATTTCTGAAAAATGAAACTGAAATTCCAGAGTATCGGAAATTCGGAATTAAAATGATTACAAAACTTACTAATGCATCAATTAACGAAAATTTGACTGATTCACAAAGTGGCTTTAGAGCATATAGTAAAAAGGTCGTTAATGAGATTGTGCCATCGGATTATGGTATGGGTGTTTCAACTGAAATATTGATAAAAGCTAGTAAAAGCGAATTTAAAATTGCCGAGGTTCCGATAGTTATTCTTTATGAGGGAGAGACGTCAACACACAACCCAGTATCGCATGGTGCTTCAGTACTGTTAAGCACAATAAAATATACTTCCATAGAGCACCCACTAAAATTTTATGGAATAACAGCATTAGTTTTCTTATCAATCGGATTATCATTTATTCTTTGGACGATCCAGACCTATGCAGAACAACGTGAATTAATTACAAATGTGGCATTAATCGGAATTGGTACTACTTTAATAGGAGTAGTTCTGCTCATCACCGCCATTCTGCTTTATACCTTGGTCAGTGTAGTGAGAGAAAACCACGATCATTGA
- a CDS encoding glycosyltransferase family 4 protein: MKVALVCPASLPATQFGGILFLCVDIAQEISKFGHDVTIYTTDLDFANNAKTFNKNLPRLETIHGFKINRTHVWFSFQLFYINPGMYAQIKKNRPDIIHTVGVRSFQSFIAALISKKLNIPLVISDQGGLTTHPDLQGNLIKTISYKIQDPMIKFVINQATKISVANEYEREIFSNFCDKSKTVVIRNGVSLDELYSDSIDFRKKYQIDGKFVLFVGRFSTVKGVDILLKAWALINKDMKKQHVKLVIMGVDFGFEKKMLNMIEELKIDDTVLVIKKPPRVDVISAYKTCEFLALPSRWELSPLTPLEGFAFRKPVISTTAHGIPHTITNGENSILVEPENKRELADAILKLLHDDRIRSEYGESGYSLVKNTCNSSNMAEKTLEIYKEILNR; this comes from the coding sequence ATGAAAGTTGCACTAGTTTGTCCCGCATCACTTCCAGCTACGCAGTTTGGAGGAATTTTGTTTCTTTGTGTGGATATTGCACAAGAGATTTCAAAATTTGGACATGATGTCACGATATACACTACAGATCTAGATTTTGCCAACAATGCAAAAACTTTTAACAAAAATCTACCGCGATTGGAGACCATTCACGGATTCAAGATAAACAGAACCCATGTCTGGTTTTCATTTCAGTTGTTTTATATCAATCCTGGAATGTATGCCCAGATAAAGAAGAACAGACCAGACATAATTCATACAGTTGGTGTTAGAAGCTTTCAATCATTTATCGCTGCATTAATTTCGAAAAAACTCAACATTCCGCTAGTCATATCGGATCAGGGCGGATTGACAACCCACCCAGACCTACAAGGGAATTTGATTAAAACGATATCCTACAAGATACAGGATCCCATGATAAAATTCGTCATAAATCAGGCAACAAAGATTTCTGTAGCAAATGAATATGAGAGAGAGATTTTTTCAAATTTCTGTGATAAATCAAAAACTGTTGTGATTAGAAATGGAGTAAGCTTAGATGAATTATATTCTGATTCAATAGATTTTAGAAAAAAATATCAAATTGATGGCAAATTTGTTTTGTTTGTTGGCAGGTTTAGTACTGTGAAAGGTGTGGACATATTGCTAAAGGCATGGGCACTGATCAATAAAGATATGAAAAAGCAGCATGTCAAGCTTGTAATAATGGGAGTAGATTTTGGATTCGAGAAAAAAATGCTAAACATGATCGAAGAGTTGAAAATTGACGATACGGTATTGGTTATCAAAAAACCTCCCCGTGTTGATGTCATATCAGCCTATAAGACATGCGAATTTCTTGCATTACCTTCCAGATGGGAGCTTTCCCCTCTCACACCGTTAGAGGGATTTGCGTTCAGAAAACCAGTCATAAGCACTACTGCACACGGCATACCACACACCATTACAAATGGAGAAAACTCAATACTAGTGGAACCAGAAAATAAAAGAGAATTAGCAGATGCCATTTTGAAACTTCTACATGACGACAGGATTAGGTCAGAATATGGTGAATCTGGCTACAGTCTTGTTAAGAACACATGCAATTCAAGCAACATGGCGGAAAAAACATTGGAAATTTACAAGGAAATACTCAATAGATAA
- a CDS encoding 2OG-Fe(II) oxygenase, translating to MFNWNNILANSQTFKNNKPFPYGFIEEVLERDLYEKLRKTFPKEDDRWYIPQDMTRSAKKRYFGKDDWRVAVDSDDPSLSKEWNDFHHYLFSKDFIEKMSAYSGIKLTKLRHFIFIINGKGDFNMPHHHFGESQNAVGGYKMTCLMYLAKDWNKGDPGGTYICANEDESSIIFEPHNLDNTMVLFKETPVSWHGSRYITKDVKRPSIQFTLD from the coding sequence ATGTTTAACTGGAACAACATTCTTGCAAATTCACAAACTTTTAAAAATAATAAACCATTCCCATATGGATTTATCGAAGAGGTTTTGGAAAGAGATCTCTATGAGAAATTGCGCAAGACTTTTCCAAAAGAAGATGATCGTTGGTATATTCCACAAGATATGACAAGATCTGCAAAAAAAAGGTATTTTGGAAAAGATGATTGGAGAGTAGCAGTTGATAGTGATGATCCATCTCTAAGCAAAGAATGGAATGATTTCCATCATTATTTATTTTCCAAAGATTTTATTGAAAAAATGAGTGCATACTCTGGTATCAAATTAACAAAATTACGACATTTTATCTTTATTATTAATGGAAAAGGAGATTTTAATATGCCCCACCATCATTTTGGAGAAAGCCAAAATGCTGTAGGTGGTTACAAAATGACTTGTCTCATGTATCTTGCAAAAGATTGGAACAAGGGCGATCCTGGTGGAACTTATATATGTGCTAATGAAGATGAATCATCTATCATCTTTGAACCACATAATCTTGATAACACGATGGTGCTCTTTAAAGAGACCCCAGTTTCGTGGCATGGAAGTCGTTATATCACAAAAGATGTAAAAAGGCCGTCAATACAATTTACGCTTGATTGA
- a CDS encoding HAD-IIIC family phosphatase produces MTTEQKLSYYLNKAGELGVRSFGKKIRIAFLSSFTINGLEEIFRVKCAEKNIECVTYVGNYDQYNQEILNQNSKLYEFNPDICFLILDTRNVLGDMFYFPYSNSVTERRTHVGAKLDEIKKLTQAFAMKLKSKMVIANFHVPFYSPYGISEIKSEYGFHEMIEDLNKKLNASFIDSDSVFIYDFERFVSRYGEENIFNYQQFLVGDIKIAIEYLPHLANDLMSYVIGHLGIAKKCIVLDLDNTLWGGIVGEDGFNGIKLGLEPPGNAFVEFQKVLLSLHQRGIILAINSKNNYDDAMRVIKEHPYMILREEHFSAIKINWNDKIKNMKEITNDLNIGLDSIVFFDDDPVNREYMQIGVPEVLTLDLPQDPSIYAKILKEMNEFSVLKITQEDAQRGKMYLEQRKRNELQQSVPDLESFLEQLDLKVIIKTADDFTIPRISQLTLKTNQFNLTTKRYQESDIKGFVADQQYLVGCAQVEDKFGDNGITGVFIVKKDQPKEWFIDTFLLSCRVMGREVEKGIIGYIINKAKENGIEKIRAQFVPTQKNKPIEDFLPNCGFYKEGDFWIYSLSSSFEIPKCLTVCAE; encoded by the coding sequence ATGACTACTGAACAGAAATTATCTTACTACCTTAACAAGGCTGGTGAGTTAGGAGTGAGATCGTTTGGCAAAAAAATCCGAATTGCATTTTTGAGTAGTTTTACTATAAATGGTCTTGAAGAAATTTTTCGTGTAAAATGTGCTGAAAAAAACATTGAATGTGTGACGTATGTGGGAAACTATGATCAGTACAACCAGGAAATTTTGAATCAAAATAGCAAGCTCTATGAATTTAATCCTGACATCTGTTTTTTAATCCTTGATACGAGGAATGTATTGGGAGATATGTTTTATTTTCCCTATTCCAATTCGGTGACCGAAAGGAGAACACATGTAGGAGCAAAGTTGGATGAAATAAAAAAATTGACTCAAGCCTTTGCAATGAAACTCAAGTCAAAGATGGTCATTGCAAATTTTCATGTCCCGTTTTACTCACCGTATGGAATATCTGAAATAAAATCTGAGTATGGTTTTCATGAGATGATTGAAGATCTAAACAAAAAATTAAATGCAAGCTTCATTGACTCTGATTCTGTTTTTATTTATGATTTTGAAAGATTTGTTTCCAGATATGGTGAGGAAAACATCTTTAATTACCAACAATTTCTTGTAGGAGACATAAAAATTGCGATTGAGTATCTCCCACACCTTGCAAACGATCTGATGAGTTATGTAATTGGACATCTTGGGATAGCAAAAAAATGCATTGTACTTGACTTGGATAATACGTTATGGGGTGGCATAGTCGGTGAAGATGGGTTTAATGGAATAAAATTAGGTCTTGAGCCTCCTGGGAACGCATTCGTCGAATTTCAAAAAGTATTGCTTTCCTTGCATCAGCGTGGAATAATCCTTGCAATTAACAGTAAAAACAACTACGACGACGCAATGAGAGTCATAAAAGAACATCCGTACATGATTCTGCGAGAAGAGCATTTTAGCGCCATTAAGATAAACTGGAATGATAAAATAAAAAACATGAAAGAAATTACAAATGATCTCAACATAGGATTGGACAGCATTGTGTTTTTCGACGATGATCCTGTCAACAGAGAATACATGCAAATTGGTGTTCCTGAAGTTCTTACCCTGGATTTGCCACAAGATCCATCTATCTATGCAAAGATTCTCAAAGAAATGAATGAATTCAGCGTATTGAAAATAACTCAAGAAGATGCGCAAAGGGGAAAGATGTATCTTGAACAGCGAAAAAGGAACGAGTTGCAACAATCCGTGCCTGACTTGGAAAGTTTTCTAGAACAACTAGATCTTAAGGTGATCATAAAAACTGCAGATGATTTTACCATCCCAAGAATTTCTCAACTTACATTGAAAACGAATCAATTCAATCTAACAACAAAAAGATACCAAGAATCGGATATCAAAGGATTTGTAGCAGATCAACAATATCTGGTTGGCTGTGCGCAAGTAGAAGACAAATTCGGTGACAATGGCATCACTGGGGTCTTTATTGTTAAAAAAGATCAACCAAAAGAATGGTTCATAGATACATTTCTTCTTAGCTGTCGTGTGATGGGCAGAGAAGTTGAAAAAGGTATAATCGGATATATCATTAACAAGGCAAAAGAGAATGGTATAGAAAAGATAAGAGCACAGTTTGTCCCGACACAGAAAAACAAACCAATTGAAGATTTTTTGCCGAATTGCGGGTTCTACAAAGAGGGGGATTTTTGGATTTATTCACTCAGCTCGTCTTTTGAGATCCCAAAATGCTTGACAGTTTGTGCTGAATAA
- a CDS encoding FkbM family methyltransferase — protein MSASLKVKIEILCKAVKILKNWHIYVASYFHLVKDDVILETRSGMKIKVRTGSTDLMAFTNVWILQEYHKPSFEIKHNDTIIDIGAHAGFFALYAAQYCNTGRIFCFEPVSDNFNLLVENIRINKLTNITCYNNAVSNQDKVVRIYLNSTDQAAHSVYGDGKEYIEVAATTLNDIINVNGIKVVNFLKLDCEGSEYDVLQATSNEHMKKIQKICLEYHISKDDHTSLNLLKNRLLSLNFRIIDNSTTSDLGILYASK, from the coding sequence TTGAGTGCGAGCTTAAAAGTTAAGATTGAAATTCTGTGCAAAGCAGTCAAAATACTCAAAAACTGGCATATCTACGTAGCATCCTATTTTCATCTTGTAAAAGACGACGTTATTTTAGAAACTAGAAGTGGAATGAAAATCAAAGTAAGAACAGGATCAACTGATTTGATGGCCTTTACGAATGTATGGATATTACAAGAGTACCATAAACCAAGCTTTGAAATTAAACACAATGACACCATAATTGACATAGGAGCACACGCTGGATTTTTTGCACTCTATGCCGCACAATATTGTAACACTGGACGCATTTTTTGCTTTGAGCCAGTAAGTGACAATTTCAATTTACTTGTAGAAAACATACGCATCAACAAATTGACCAACATAACTTGTTATAATAATGCAGTTTCAAATCAGGACAAGGTTGTTCGCATTTATCTTAATAGTACAGATCAAGCCGCACACAGTGTTTATGGGGATGGGAAAGAATACATCGAAGTGGCTGCAACAACACTGAACGACATTATTAACGTAAACGGTATCAAAGTTGTTAATTTTCTCAAATTGGATTGCGAGGGATCGGAATATGATGTCTTACAAGCAACCTCAAACGAGCACATGAAAAAAATTCAGAAGATTTGCCTAGAATATCACATTTCAAAAGACGATCACACGTCACTCAATCTGTTAAAGAATCGGTTGTTATCGCTGAATTTTCGAATTATTGATAATTCAACCACAAGCGATCTGGGAATACTATATGCAAGTAAATAA